The Theileria annulata chromosome 3, complete sequence, *** SEQUENCING IN PROGRESS *** genome has a segment encoding these proteins:
- a CDS encoding DNA polymerase alpha, catalytic subunit, putative (note;~Tap-24g11.q1c.C.cand.180 - score = 85.28) — protein MAVQDSLSYHQPKATETDKAMLERLTKFEEELDNDTTDLGSNIIQNQFVTQQMYTQPSYLSQALMQASAEAQLPENLFKAYQPGIALIHQTEELVEEPKIDSTLLESFREVELDEDVIVDSGQSQPQSSRMQLYKTNYRNTLLYKPDSLTLTEDLAFYLLDLCEDGGYLHLFGRMRSSGTETESCLVTVKNMYRTLFFKPRMNLLFNELGELVDSAAEGVINSSDPLYERQIMMNFFNEFEVVRKDYGIKKIKYKLVKRSLLTYGPTKQQFYIKVCYPFQFQPLNKQHLSGKYYEDVYHNNSTQVELFLLKRRIKGPTWLRISDYQKSANSLSYCKVEVEIESHKNVQLWHTKNNEELFTPKLNILSISIKTLFNTPTHQEVFIISCVYNKYNIDETVMKDNHQFIGIRKPQNLQWPKELKHFLEKRNYFRIFEQERGLLAYFMNYLKGIDPDIVIGHDIHQNCVDLLVKRCNLLNIPLRISLSRLKLVKKSNSPMLFGRLFCDTRLLTKELHPSKENYNLITCVNDILEIKSVGDLNLYSRSAFSMSEIENLFSKEDSIKHLLKLVHSNLLASKHILQLLFKLQSIMMCRSERIDFLLMHEFYRNKYILDNVFNKFKEQLDDMKSYEGGLVFEPISGLYDNFILLLDFNSLYPSIIQEYNICFTTTVAKDEDNVVIQDNVGVLPSILKRLVELRLNIKNIIKGEKNEVRRVQLSTRQLALKLIANSIYGCLGSNFSRFHCKYIASYITKLGRELLRSTKEKVENVFNLQVIYGDTDSLMINTNIRDDGNLANYNAANQLANNLVTFINKSHKKLEIGIDAVFTRLLLLKKKKYASLKVIEYETGQFAREIKGLDFIRRDWSLLTKEIGNKLLDIILNSNYYNGVDGIVQEIHSTLINLNDQLNNNSIELSKFLITKQLTKNPKEYSDVQNLPHVSVALRLNEKGHANYSTGHEISYIICTKSSASKFHTNSDNSAENTSSSGNTGSSLSSRAFSYNEVTENGLEVDISYYKQQQLLPPILRLCSIIEGTDIQRLSRCLQIEQSRVITQEYNFEQESKVLSLIKRSNENYRDVI, from the exons ATGGCCGTTCAAGACAGTCTCTCATACCATCAACCAAAGGCCACAGAAACAGATAAAGCGATGTTGGAACGTCTGACAAAGTTTGAAGAGGAACTTGATAATGATACTACTGATTTAGGGTCAAATATTATTCAGAATCAGTTTGTAACACAACAAATGTACACCCAACCAAGTTACCTCTCACAAGCGCTAATGCAAGCATCAGCTGAGGCTCAATTACCAGAAAATCTATTCAAAGCATATCAGCCAGGAATAGCCCTCATCCATCAAACAGaa GAATTGGTGGAGGAACCTAAGATAGATTCCACGTTATTGGAAAGCTTTAGAGAAGTTGAACTGGATGAAGATGTAATCGTGGATTCTGGACAATCCCAACCCCAAAGCAGCCGTATGCAACTTTATAAAACCAATTACAGAAACACACTGctatata aaCCTGATTCATTGACTTTGACTGAGGATTTGGCGTTTTATTTATTGGATTTATGTGAGGATGGAGGATATCTGCACCTATTTGGCCGAATGCGGAGTAGTGGGACTGAGACCGAAAGTTGTCTAGTGACAGTCAAAAACATGTACAGAACATTGTTTTTCAAGCCCAGAATGAATTTGCTGTTTAACGAGCTTGGAGAACTCGTTGATTCAGCAGCTGAAGGAGTAATTAACAGCAGTGATCCGCTCTACGAACGTCAAATTATGATGAACTTTTTCAACGAGTTTGAAGTCGTAAGGAAGGACTATGGCATTAAGAAAATCAAATACAAACTTGTCAAGAGATCATTACTTACCTACGGCCCAACTAAGCAACAATTTTACATCAAAGTTTGTTACCCGTTCCAGTTTCAACCTTTAAACAAACAACATTTAAGCGGCAAATATTACGAAGACGTCTACCATAACAATAGCACACAAGTGGAGTTATTTCTG TTGAAGAGAAGAATAAAGGGGCCTACGTGGTTGAGAATAAGTGATTACCAGAAATCAGCGAATAGTTTGTCTTATTGTAAGGTCGAGGTTGAAATTGAATCGCACAAGAATGTACAGCTCTGGCACACTAAAAACAACGAAGAACTCTTCACACCTAAACTAAATATTCTTTCAATCTCAATCAAGACACTTTTCAATACACCAACACATCAAGAG GTGTTTATAATAAGTTGTGTTTATAACAAGTATAACATTGATGAAACTGTTATGAAGGATAACCACCAGTTTATCGGAATAAGGAAACCTCAGAATCTACAATGGCCAAAAGAACTCAAACATTTTCTTGAAAAGAGGAattattttagaattttcGAGCAGGAAAGAGGACTATTAGCTTATTTTATGAATTATCTTAAG GGAATTGACCCAGACATAGTGATTGGACATGACATTCACCAGAACTGTGTAGATTTACTCGTGAAACGCTGTAATTTACTTAATATCCCACTCAGAATTTCACTTTCACGACTCAAATTGGTTAAGAAATCTAATTCCCCAATGCTTTTTGGGAGATTATTTTGCGATACAAGGTTACTCACTAAAGAGTTACATCCCTCAAAG GAGaattataatttgataacATGTGTGAATGACATTTTGGAGATAAAGAGTGTTGGAGATTTGAACCTATATAGCAGATCAGCGTTTAGTATGAGCGAAATAGAAAACCTGTTCAGTAAAGAAGACTCTATCAAACACCTGCTCAAACTAGTTCATTCAAACCTCTTGGCTTCCAAACACATTCTACAGCTTCTCTTTAAACTACAG AGTATAATGATGTGTAGGTCTGAGAGGATTGATTTTCTACTAATGCATGAATTCTATCGCAATAAATACATTCTGGACAACGTGTTCAACAAATTCAAAGAACAAC TAGATGATATGAAGAGTTATGAGGGAGGGTTGGTATTTGAGCCGATATCAGGTTTGTACGACAACTTCATCTTGTTGCTCGATTTCAACTCGTTGTACCCGTCGATAATTCAGGAGTACAACATCTGCTTTACAACAACAGTTGCAAAGGACGAAGATAACGTTGTTATCCAAGACAACGTTGGAGTGCTCCCGTCAATCCTAAAACGACTAGTTGAGTTACGTCTCaacattaaaaatatcATCAAAGGTGAGAAGAATGAGGTCAGACGAGTTCAACTTTCCACAAGACAATTGGCCCTGAAACTTATCGCAAATTCCATTTATGGATGTTTGGGTAGCAATTTCTCAAGATTCCATTGCAAATATATCGCTTCATACATTACAAAACTAG GCCGTGAGTTATTGAGAAGCACGAAGGAGAAGGTGGAAAATGTGTTTAATTTACAGGTTATTTACGGTGATACAGACTCCCTGATGATAAACACTAACATCCGAGATGACGGAAACCTTGCAAACTATAATGCAGCAAATCAACTGGCAAACAATCTAGTGacattcattaataaatcacACAAGAAATTGGAAATTGGTATCGACGCAGTTTTTACACGGCTATTGCTGCTCAAAAAAAAGAAATACGCATCACTCAAA GTGATAGAATATGAGACTGGTCAATTTGCTAGAGAGATAAAAGGGTTGGATTTCATTCGCCGTGACTGGTCACTGTTAACGAAA GAAATTGGAAACAAATTACTCGACATCATTTTAAActcaaattattacaacGGAGTAGACGGAATCGTCCAGGAAATACACTCAACCCTCATCAATCTCAACGATCAACTGAATAACAATTC GATAGAGTTGAGTAAATTCTTGATAACGAAGCAACTGACAAAGAACCCGAAAGAGTACAGTGATGTACAAAACTTACCACACGTTTCCGTGGCCCTGAGGTTAAACGAAAAAGGGCACGCAAATTATTCAACAGGACATGAAAtttcatatattatatGCACGAAATCATCAGCCTCTAAATTCCACACTAATAGCGATAATAGTGCTGAAAACACATCTAGTTCGGGTAATACGGGTAGTAGTTTGAGTAGTAGAGCGTTTAGTTACAACGAAGTTACGGAGAACGGGTTGGAGGTTGACATAAGTTACTATAAGCAACAGCAGTTGTTGCCACCAATATTACGTTTGTGTAGCATAATTGAGGGTACAGATATACAAAGACTCTCTAGATGTTTACAAATCGAACAGAGCAGAGTGATTACACAGGAATATAATTTCGAACAAGAATCTAAagttttatcattaatcaAAAGATCAAACGAGAATTATAGAGATGTAATTTGA
- a CDS encoding uncharacterized protein (note;~1 probable transmembrane helix predicted for TA03335 by TMHMM2.0 at aa 865-887), which produces MPKVFLPQILWHSKDNKRCDRIYSIHFQPVTHSSNNAQTITENPKNNTHNDTHLPNNTSNINHNIDNINNNTSGVPNVENHVNNDTNATNNNATSSSENNVNNTTVKTNSTDTSNNTDNVIVLRLATGGADEFVHIWQITIHDDAPQYTRYVKSVEGSGEKADFEQPLSIKILARLVGHIGEVNSVRWSNSGNILASGGEDRCIFLWMKSNKPNNLNEDTQYDYEEYWAKTHYFSYKINKLVLIILYRLSNVVNTISWCPDDKVLSVSTEDGHVSLVDTQIEGPGKIRYFDGHSNFAQGVSIDPKNELLASMGSDQSLRVWKRRNQKGWKNVLVLKAARDRGDLIPVSELENNLELRKYGRYVFMSEELKTFFRRLDWSPDGRLLVTPAGIRHERNTLEDNPSEGPQTTSYTLYIFHRKLLNFGIPMLTHQSPTGPFVVVKFCPINFSNIDKKRQNFFNLLMNSAKNKLKPIKRKLEKQEKSSVLNFTKIDSFFTLNNNTTSAAADSADNPDDTTNVADTGDNIVNAEEVEEIICDNSQSTNSTELTELMPYDNDPVNNDDTTNSVNEYGDELMELEIGVNTNTEDQVTGEGNQLMQNHQYTTTTNDDDIDYKSNLEEFSSEIFNTDNTCENTVENGANANTVDNRTDDNTVDVVDHTDDIIDKRYNLRKVRKSIIPIYNNEIVKPKHKLVKHKSNKHKHTNKTNESNNLNEKSGMELEEEYDTDIEEELSIPRYVFAAGTIDGSLCFYDTNEKSGPIAVLKNLHLCPITDISWSPDGCICATSSSDDDMVKNKKNVIESALSKLRNQREGKGNLIDEYQVEDENDQIYEIITEEEFNERNRKRKLEDFIEGPGNGSLQPIRATILHIHQALLHIYYSSYIIFILIYRWQRYKLTKKF; this is translated from the exons atgcCTAAAGTATTTTTACCTCAAATACTATGGCATAGCAAGGATAATAAACGTTGTGATCGTATTTATTCCATACATTTCCAACCCGTTACACATTCAAGTAATAACGCGCAAACCATCACAGAAAAccctaaaaataatactCACAACGATACTCACTTACCTAATAATACAAGTAACATAAATCATAATATCGACAATATAAACAACAATACCAGTGGCGTACCTAATGTTGAAAATCATGTAAATAATGACACCAACGCAACTAATAACAATGCAACTAGTAGTTCagaaaataatgtaaataatacaaCTGTTAAAACCAATAGTACTGATACAAGTAATAACACGGATAATGTAATAGTATTAAGATTAGCGACAGGAGGAGCGGATGAGTTTGTTCACATATGGCAAATAACTATCCACGACGACGCTCCTCAGTATACTCGTTACGTGAAGAGCGTCGAGGGCTCAGGCGAGAAGGCTGACTTTGAACAGCCTCTTTCCATTAAGATTTTAGCTCGTTTGGTAGGGCACATTGGCGAGGTCAATTCTGTCAGATGGTCAAATTCCGGCAATATTTTAGCTTCTGGCGGTGAAG ATCGTTGTATATTTCTATGGATGAAGAGTAACAAACCGAATAACCTCAATGAAGATACGCAATACGATTATGAAGAATACTGGGCCAAAACGCATTATTTCAG ttataaaatcaataaacTAGTACtgataatattgtatagATTATCGAATGTGGTGAATACAATAAGTTGGTGTCCTGATGACAAAGTATTATCGGTATCTACAGAGGACGGCCATGTGTCTCTGGTTGACACTCAAATTGAGGGTCCAGGCAAAATTAGATACTTTGACGGACACTCAAACTTCGCTCAAGGAGTCTCGATCGATCCGAAAAATGAACTCTTAGCTTCCATGGGATCTGATCAATC ACTAAGAGTGTGGAAAAGAAGAAATCAAAAAGGATGGAAGAATGTATTAGTACTTAAAGCTGCAAGAGATCGAGGCGATCTCATCCCA GTGAGTGAATTGGAGAATAACTTGGAACTGAGGAAGTATGGCCGCTATGTGTTTATGTCAGAAGAGTTGAAGACGTTCTTTAGAAGGCTTGATTGGTCTCCTGATGGTCGTCTTCTAGTAACTCCAGCAGGGATCAGACATGAACGTAACACTTTAGAAGATAACCCCTCTGAAGGCCCACAAACCACTTCCTACACTTTGTACATTTTCCACAGGAAGCTGTTAAATTTTGGGATTCCAATGCTAACCCACCAGTCACCCACAGGACCCTTTGTGGTTGTGAAATTCTGTCCAATCAACTTCTCAAACATTGATAAGAAGAGACAAAACTTCTTCAACCTACTCATGAACTCCGCAAAGAACAAGTTAAAGCCTATTAAGAGAAAGTTGGAGAAGCAAGAAAAATCCTCCGTGCTAAATTTCACAAAAATCGACTCTTTCTTCACTTTAAACAATAATACCACAAGTGCTGCAGCCGACAGTGCTGATAACCCTGATGATACAACCAATGTTGCTGATACTGGGGATAATATTGTGAATGCGGAAGAGGTTGAGGAAATAATTTGTGATAATAGTCAGTCGACAAATTCAACAGAACTTACAGAATTAATGCCCTACGACAACGACCCGGTTAACAACGATGATACGACTAATAGTGTAAATGAGTACGGTGATGAATTAATGGAATTAGAAATTGGAGTGAATACAAATACCGAAGATCAAGTGACTGGTGAAGGAAACCAGCTAATGCAAAATCACCAatatactactactactaatgATGATGATATTGATTACAAAAGTAACCTTGAGGAGTTTTCTTCAGAAATTTTCAATACTGATAATACTTGTGAAAATACAGTTGAAAATGGAGCCAATGCTAATACGGTTGACAATAGAACCGATGATAATACAGTTGATGTAGTTGACCATACAGATGACATAATAGATAAAAGATATAATTTGAGAAAAGTAAGAAAGAGTATAATAccaatttataataatgaaatagTAAAACCGAAACATAAACTGGTTAAACATAAATCGAATAAACATAAACatacaaataaaacaaatgaaAGCAATAATTTGAATGAGAAAAGTGGAATGGAGCTGGAGGAGGAATATGATACGGATATAGAAGAAGAATTGAGTATACCAAGATATGTATTTGCAGCAGGGACAATTGACGGATCGCTGTGTTTTTATGACACAAATGAAAAGTCAGGACCAATTGCAGTGCTAAAAAATCTACACCTCTGCCCAATCACAGATATCTCCTGGTCTCCAGACGGATGCATCTGCGCTACATCTTCCTCAGACG ATGATAtggtaaaaaataagaaaaatgTGATAGAATCGGCACTTTCGAAATTAAGAAACCAAAGAGAAGGAAAGGGGAACCTAATCGATGAATACCAA GTGGAAGATGAAAACGATCAGATTTATGAAATCATAACCGAGGAAGAATTTAACGAGAGGAACAGAAAAAGAAAACTTGAAGATTTCATCGAAGGACCAGGTAATGGATCACTACAACCAATTCGTGCCactattttacacattcatCAAGCtcttttacacatttattactctagttacataattttcattCTTATTTATCGATGGCAGAGATATAAACtaactaaaaaattttag
- a CDS encoding thioredoxin-like protein, putative (note;~Tap-24g11.q1c.cand.68 - score = 29.50;~1 probable transmembrane helix predicted for TA03340 by TMHMM2.0 at aa 44-66), giving the protein MYRNVINNLKTIKLNYNLNNLNNVRNVRNFVTNVRIGNLPNNKILLKFVKVGFVSALFGSAGYIGYNLSSIPLNHIDEETFDGKDDLVVVILENKTKYSKQEIERLKSVLPKNISLFYTIKKSNTGMSVMLYKGMRKKYYQTLNLLDDKVLKEFSSEVNLFFQPQSEEIHTFHDSIPQFVTYNSFNKDVIEESKKAPILLQLFEENCFLCFLIRPFINSVNKLLISTNNPLRIKRLNIELNDFPKGCPITRATPTFVYYDKGSNGVKWDEFKPKDFSEKLFKTTVMDENSKKYIEELAEKIPERFMLFGKLALWLSESQKMQELIFKSQSNDFELTSDEDLYNKSISLLMEIVILVVDMKRIDDLEENLENLKVEIDSAEKDCLAIAQIMALDIIKSETNLVS; this is encoded by the exons atgtatagaaatgttattaataatttgaaaacaattaaactaaattacaatctgaataatttaaataatgtgaGAAATGTAAGAAATTTTGTAACTAATGTTAGAATTGGCAATCTGCCAAATAATAAGATTCTATTAAAGTTTGTCAAGGTTGGATTCGTATCTGCTCTCTTCGGGTCCGCCGGATATATCGGATACAATTTATCTTCTATCCCTCTTAATCAT ATAGATGAGGAAACGTTCGATGGTAAGGATGATTTGGTGGTTGTAATCTTGGAAAATAAGACGAAATATTCAAAGCAGGAAATTGAACGTTTAAAATCAGTGCTTCCTAAGAATATAAGTCTCTTTTATACCATAAA aaaGTCAAACACCGGAATGAGTGTAATGTTATATAAGGGAATGAGGAAGAAGTACTACCAGACACTGAATTTATTGGATGACAAGGTTCTTAAAGAATTCTCTTCAGAAGTAAACCTCTTTTTCCAGCCACAATCTGAAGAGATTCATACTTTCCATGATTCCATACCGCAATTCGTTACTTACAACTCATTCAACAAAGAT GTGATTGAGGAGTCGAAAAAGGCGCCGATATTGttacaattatttgaaGAGAATTGTTTCCtttgttttttaatacGTCCGTTTATAAATTCAGTGAACAAACTCCTGATATCAACTAATAATCCTTTACGAATTAAACGCCTGAATATTGAGTTGAATGACTTTCCCAAAGGCTGCCCAATCACTAGAGCCACTCCAACATTTGTTTATTATGATAAAGGTTCTAATGGCGTTAAATGGGATGAGTTTAAACCTAAAGATTTCTCAGAAAAACTTTTTAAG aCAACTGTGATGGATGAAAACAGTAAAAAGTATATAGAGGAGTTGGCAGAGAAGATCCCAGAACGTTTTATGTTATTTGGGAAACTGGCCCTTTGGTTGTCTGAATCGCAAAAAATGCAAGAGCTGATCTTCAAATCACAGTCAAACGACTTCGAATTGACCAGCGATgaa GATTTGTACAATAAATCAATTAGCCTCCTCATGgaaattgtaatattagtagta gATATGAAGAGGATCGATGATTTGGAAGAGAATCTGGAGAATTTGAAGGTTGAAATTGACTCTGCTGAAAAAGATTGCCTTGCAATCGCACAAATCATGGCACTAGATATCATTAAATCAGAAACTAATCTCGTTTCATGA
- a CDS encoding uncharacterized protein (note;~Tap-24g11.q1c.C.cand.178 - score = 21.45), translating into MLRTCFKSLRYFNKLYNVSYRNHVTAVNTDKVGNGIEFGNKNKIIDLLIELNYSKNNKVSLTNKLRLLYTVLHNCQYAGLVNTSHIISLILDLWNSRGNTENLSPNFSQIDEKFCLGLMNKSELSLFDKLCHDHSLHVWNHDTNHSNPLSNDLYMSEWRWDWKLLDNEVLCPTADQFEKKRSLMDHLKPLIESSINGTLHTFGSCDNGLWTRGSDIDMCLVIPNCDSKRYMLSKLNLVSLSANQLLVQIKSCLSNSDIISKISIISARVPIVKLFDMEENSICDISINNTIALSNSEYVKTMCKLDERVVLLGRFIKYWATSRKINNRAQGTMSSYTLILQLFYFLQNTTPPIIPPFKDIEINDEIEYHFLTDPSDIKMKCDYIGKNEDDVVELLFGFFEFYAQERFNGGKKCSTIDLYTNEVTENVNGSLIVKCPLSKKNVNPFTIKMWQSIYTEFKRANDLIKLKQPLKTVCLENSQSPLEFQSQHFQLNLQKLIQLLL; encoded by the exons atgttaaGAACTTGTTTTAAAAGTTTAcgttattttaataaactgTATAATGTATCTTATCGCAACCATGTCACTGCTGTAAACACGGATAAAGTTGGCAACGGAATAGAATTTGgcaataaaaataaaataattgatcTCCTGATCGAGTTGAACTACTCCAAGAACAACAAAGTTTCTCTCACCAACAAGCTTAGACTACTTTACACAGTTCTCCACAACTGCCAGTACGCCGGTTTAGTAAACACCTCTCACATTATTTCACTTATTCTAGACTTATGGAATTCAAGAGGTAATACAGAAAATTTATCACCTAATTTCTCTCaaattgatgaaaaattttgtttaggATTAATGAATAAGAGCGAGTTATCATtgtttgataaattatgCCATGATCACTCGTTACATGTTTGGAATCATGATACAAATCATTCTAACCCTCTTTCTAACGA CTTATATATGAGTGAATGGAGATGGGATTGGAAGCTGTTGGATAACGAGGTTTTATGTCCAACTGCCGACCAATTTGAGAAGAAACGGAGTTTAATGGATCATCTAAAACCTTTAATCGAGTCATCAATTAATGGCACTTTACATACTTTTGGTTCTTGCGACAACGGTTTATG GACTAGAGGGAGTGATATAGATATGTGTTTGGTGATACCAAATTGCGATTCTAAAAGGTATATGCTCTCAAAGCTTAACTTGGTAAGCTTGTCCGCAAATCAATTACTGGTTCAGATAAAGTCTTGTTTGTCTAATAGTGACATAATTTCGAAAATCTCTATCATCTCAGCCAGAGTTCCCATCGTCAAG TTGTTTGACATGGAGGAGAATAGTATATGTGACATAAGTATAAACAACACCATAGCTCTGTCGAACTCGGAATACGTGAAGACCATGTGTAAACTAGACGAACGAGTAGTTCTACTTGGACGCTTCATAAAATACTGGGCAACCTCCAGAAAAATCAATAACCGCGCACAGGGCACCATGTCCTCATACACACTCATACTTCAGctattttattttctacaAAATACCACACCGCCCATTATTCCTCCATTCAA GGATATTGAGataaatgatgaaattgaatATCACTTTTTAACTGATCCCAG TGATATAAAGATGAAATGTGATTACATTGGTAAGAACGAAGACGATGTGGTGGAATTGTTGTTTGGGTTCTTTGAATTTTACGCACAGGAACGCTTTAACGGCGGGAAGAAGTGCAGTACAATTGATTTGTACACCAATGAAGTGACTGAGAACGTGAACGGGTCGTTGATTGTCAAGTGCCCACTGAGCAAGAAAAACGTCAACCCCTTCACAATCAAAATGTGGCAGTCAATATACACCGAATTTAAGCGAGCAAATGACCTAATAAAGCTAAAGCAACCTTTAAAAACTGTTTGTCTAGAAAACTCACAATCTCCTCTCGAGTTCCAATCGCAACACTTCCAACTCAATCTtcaaaaattaatacaacTATTACTTTAA
- a CDS encoding chaperonin CPN60, putative (Apicoplast targetting peptide predicted by the PlasmoAP tool;~1 probable transmembrane helix predicted for TA03350 by TMHMM2.0 at aa 7-29;~Signal peptide predicted for TA03350 by SignalP 2.0 HMM (Signal peptide probability 0.830, signal anchor probability 0.121) with cleavage site probability 0.613 between residues 19 and 20), giving the protein MLCRMKFFLFFYFLNSIYSISTLGVFYRHSEILIPKLSNYSFAPFKLFQNKNNRAFSFINNAPNSFSNSTKLAELVDSAKSSQALNYRKNHNVYSKAKEIVLSDECRNSLLNGILQVADTVRVTLGPRGRNILLEKEFGTPIIVNDGVTIARNIELSDRKMNAGAKLIQEIASSSDDRAGDGTTSTAILAAEIASKGVQYVNEGHNSIPLQKGIQKAGKLIIEEIKKLSKPVSGYNDLLNVATVATSGNVVMGQVIAKAFDKLGGNAAVVLEDNPALEDELDFTEGYTFDRGFANPYFLLGEEKESIEWTNPQILVYDGKIENAQSILNILEYAAKNKLNLLIIAEDYGTDAMQTFIINKMRGMLKIVAVKAPSFGERRKDYLQDIAVATGATFVSSDVGVDLNDITPAMLGNAKNVVIKKDRTSIVTNTEVLPQIKTRINNLIREKEMCTSNFDKTKLSERIAALSGGIARIRIGAATETELKEKRLRYEDAINAVRAAMETGYVPGGGVTYLQMQNQDFTNKLMDYIKNTVDKEQSELTPVETTSDEGNTSVPPGVDGQKVVERILKSGKPFGYGWNAKTNTYGDMIKQGVIDPSKVIMSAVEHSTSVAGLLLTTEGMMVEKQENKTTDDETPTNNF; this is encoded by the exons ATGTTGTGTAGGatgaaattttttttatttttttactttCTGAATTCTATTTACTCCATTTCCACCCTCGGTGTTTTCTACAGACACTCTGAAATTCTAATTCCTAAACTTTCCAACTATTCCTTCGCGCCCTTTAAACTTTTccaaaataaaaataatcgAGCCTTTTCATTCATTAATAATGCCCCTAATAGTTTCTCCAACTCCACTAAGCTAGCAGAGTTAGTTGACTCAGCTAAATCATCCCAAGCCCTAAATTATAGAAAAAATCATAATGTCTATTCAAAGGCCAAGGAAATAGTATTGAGCGATGAGTGCCGAAATAGTTTGTTGAATGGAATTCTCCAAGTCGCAGACACAGTGCGTGTTACGTTGGGACCCAGGGGGAGAAACATATTGCTGGAAAAGGAGTTCGGGACACCTATAATAGTCAACGATGGTGTCACAATTGCACGCAACATTGAGTTGAGCGACCGGAAGATGAACGCCGGCGCTAAGCTGATTCAGGAGATTGCAAGTAGTTCAGATGATAGGGCTGGTGACGGAACGACCTCCACTGCGATTCTGGCAGCGGAAATAGCCTCTAAGGGAGTACAGTACGTAAACGAGGGCCACAACTCAATCCCCCTCCAAAAGGGTATTCAGAAAGCTGGAAAGCTTATCATTGAGGAGATTAAAAAGCTGAGTAAGCCAGTGTCTGGCTATAACGACCTGCTAAACGTTGCCACAGTTGCAACAAGTGGCAATGTCGTGATGGGACAGGTCATAGCTAAAGCTTTTGACAAATTGGGTGGGAACGCAGCTGTAGTTTTAGAGGATAATCCCGCACTTGAAGATGAATTGGATTTCACTGAAGGTTACACTTTCGATCGTGGCTTTGCAAATCCATACTTTTTACTAG GGGAGGAGAAGGAGAGTATAGAATGGACGAACCCGCAAATACTTGTTTATGACGGGAAGATTGAGAACGCGCAGAGTATTTTAAACATCTTGGAATACGCAGCAAAGAATAAGCTCAACCTCCTAATTATCGCTGAAGATTACGGTACTGATGCCATGCAAACATTCATCATAAATAAAATGCGCGGAATGCTCAAAATC GTAGCTGTGAAGGCTCCAAGTTTTGGTGAGAGGAGGAAAGATTATTTGCAGGACATTGCAGTCGCCACCGGCGCAACATTCGTGTCCAGTGACGTTGGAGTGGATTTGAATGACATAACTCCGGCCATGCTTGGTAATGCCAAGAATGTAGTCATTAAGAAGGACAGGACCTCAATTGTTACTAATACTGAGGTTTTACCACAAATTAAGACCAG GATAAACAATTTGATCCGCGAGAAGGAGATGTGTACAAGCAACTTTGATAAGACGAAGTTGTCGGAAAGAATAGCAGCCCTGAGTGGAGGTATTGCGAGAATTCGGATAGGAGCAGCCACTGAAACCGAGCTGAAGGAGAAACGGCTGCGCTATGAAGACGCAATCAACGCAGTGAGAGCCGCAATGGAAACAGGTTACGTGCCAGGCGGCGGAGTTACATACCTACAAATGCAAAACCAAGACTTTACCAACAAACTTATGGATTACATCAAAAATACTGTGGATAAGGAACAAAGTGAACTAACTCCTGTTGAAACCACATCTGATGAAGGAAACACCTCAGTCCCACCAG GAGTTGACGGCCAAAAGGTTGTGGAACGAATACTGAAGAGTGGAAAACCATTTGGTTACGGATGGAACGCTAAGACGAACACCTATGGTGACATGATAAAGCAAGGAGTGATTGACCCGAGCAAGGTGATAATGTCGGCAGTAGAACACAGCACCTCAGTTGCGGGACTGCTCCTAACCACGGAGGGAATGATGGTTGAAAAGCAGGAAAACAAAACAACCGATGATGAAACCCCAAccaataatttttaa